A genomic segment from Hyalangium ruber encodes:
- a CDS encoding NADPH:quinone oxidoreductase family protein, which translates to MRALQLQRLEGPDGLALVEVPEPEAGDQVLIDVVAAGVSFPDLLLTQGKYQMKPPLPFIPGVEVAGVVRKAPASASVRAGDRVMAFTMFGGMAEVVAVAPEMTFRVPERWSMEAAAGAVMNYHTAHFALHRRGRLKAGEVVLVHGAAGGVGTATIQVARGAGARVLAVVSDERKAEVARRAGAHEVLLSTGDWLQQVREKTDGRGADVVMDPVGGDIFDRSLKCLAPEGRLLVVGFAGGRIPEVAANRLLLRNIDVVGVAWGAFLMHDPTLTTTLSREIAALAEQGIVEPLVGPVYPLEQGAQALRELEQRHATGKVVLRVRAG; encoded by the coding sequence ATGCGCGCACTGCAACTTCAAAGACTGGAAGGCCCCGATGGACTCGCCCTGGTGGAGGTGCCCGAGCCCGAGGCGGGAGATCAGGTGCTCATCGACGTGGTCGCCGCGGGGGTGAGCTTCCCGGATCTGCTACTCACCCAGGGGAAGTACCAGATGAAGCCACCGCTGCCCTTCATCCCCGGTGTGGAGGTGGCCGGCGTGGTGCGCAAGGCCCCCGCGAGTGCCTCCGTGCGCGCGGGAGACAGGGTGATGGCCTTCACCATGTTCGGCGGCATGGCCGAGGTGGTGGCCGTCGCTCCGGAGATGACCTTCCGCGTCCCCGAGCGCTGGAGCATGGAGGCCGCCGCGGGCGCGGTGATGAACTACCACACGGCCCACTTCGCCCTGCACCGGCGCGGCCGGCTGAAGGCGGGCGAGGTGGTGCTGGTCCACGGCGCGGCGGGAGGCGTGGGCACCGCGACGATCCAGGTGGCCCGAGGCGCCGGAGCGCGCGTGCTCGCCGTGGTCAGCGACGAGCGCAAGGCGGAGGTGGCCCGGCGCGCGGGCGCGCACGAGGTGCTCCTGTCCACCGGGGACTGGCTGCAGCAGGTGCGCGAGAAGACGGACGGCCGAGGCGCGGACGTGGTGATGGATCCGGTGGGCGGAGACATCTTCGACCGGAGCCTCAAGTGCCTGGCGCCCGAGGGCCGGCTGCTGGTGGTGGGCTTCGCGGGCGGTCGCATCCCCGAGGTGGCGGCGAACCGGCTGCTGCTGCGCAACATCGACGTGGTGGGCGTGGCGTGGGGCGCGTTCCTCATGCACGACCCGACGCTCACGACCACCCTCTCCCGGGAGATCGCCGCGCTGGCCGAGCAGGGCATCGTCGAGCCGCTGGTGGGCCCCGTCTATCCGCTGGAGCAGGGCGCGCAGGCGCTGCGCGAGTTGGAGCAGCGACACGCCACCGGCAAGGTGGTCCTGCGCGTGCGCGCGGGGTGA
- a CDS encoding DUF4139 domain-containing protein, producing the protein MPVVESRIDTVTLYQQGARVTRLLSLECPDGKPPTELEIPRLPLALFDPTVRVRVLSTDNPRADLSATHVRVGLWIPPREAPLETVDQAALRALRQQVRTVESQLKQLEWEMSVLGGIPVPERPEPEEGKPPPPSPLGARMALEQFSHEGVQSRLVEARKLREQLRKLYEDVALLVQKISQASTAREVTAGELSKSVHVQLRHGGGALARAQLSVEYFVPGARWAPSYQCRLSRDCQQVELVMRALICQHSGEDWRGVKLVLSTASPMTWTELPELPSIRIGRAQPPAPGRAGFRPPPQGAAALFSDFDRDRSMLLQRLPVPSPYALPELSAPVELEEGISFGEAPRDSEPRKRKASRRDRSLDDGSMRKEMADRVMETAVELESKSQPVYAEEPMEAYAEEESYDEAPMPPPPPAPMMRSPAPAASIAVSAGPSREKGGMAVGRSAARGLAGPGGGGPSQAGLERVVFTHLRLSAPSESAQRNRLQPVDARRFYMETLARFSVTVSFDVMTVVAEAENRARAVANAPLPGGAVDARSVGGYFDFSYAADASVDVPSDGTFHSVAMGTRGGEASVVYVAVPREDSHVYRQAQVKNPLPAPMLAGPAEVYVGGEYVLSTTLPTVAPKGDFKLGLGVEQAIRCARNTRYREERSGTKVVAMSELWHDITIDLVNNLDREIICEVRERLPQPAQEAEVVVEEGAITPAWEPYTQEERGSPLEGGRRWRLTVPAHGASKLSAQYVVKLYANNELNGGNRREA; encoded by the coding sequence ATGCCCGTCGTGGAATCCCGTATCGATACCGTCACCCTCTACCAGCAGGGCGCTCGCGTGACGCGGCTGCTCTCCCTGGAATGCCCCGACGGCAAGCCGCCCACGGAGCTGGAGATCCCCCGCCTGCCGCTGGCGCTGTTCGATCCCACCGTGCGAGTGCGGGTGCTGTCCACCGACAACCCGCGGGCGGACCTGTCCGCCACCCACGTGCGCGTGGGCCTGTGGATCCCCCCGAGGGAGGCACCCCTCGAGACGGTGGATCAAGCAGCGCTGCGGGCCCTGCGCCAGCAGGTGCGGACCGTCGAGAGCCAGCTGAAGCAACTGGAGTGGGAGATGTCCGTGCTGGGCGGCATCCCCGTCCCGGAGCGCCCGGAGCCAGAGGAGGGCAAGCCGCCGCCGCCCTCGCCCCTGGGAGCGCGCATGGCGCTGGAGCAGTTCTCCCATGAGGGCGTGCAGTCGCGCCTCGTGGAGGCGCGCAAGCTCCGCGAGCAGCTGCGCAAGCTGTACGAGGACGTGGCGCTCCTGGTGCAGAAGATCTCCCAGGCCTCCACCGCGCGAGAGGTGACGGCGGGAGAGCTCTCCAAGTCCGTCCACGTGCAACTGCGCCACGGTGGCGGTGCGCTGGCACGGGCGCAGCTCTCCGTCGAGTACTTCGTCCCAGGTGCCCGCTGGGCCCCGAGCTACCAGTGCCGCCTGTCGCGGGACTGCCAGCAGGTGGAACTGGTGATGCGCGCCCTCATCTGCCAGCACTCCGGCGAGGACTGGCGGGGCGTGAAGCTGGTGCTCTCCACCGCCTCGCCGATGACGTGGACGGAGCTGCCCGAGCTGCCCTCCATCCGCATTGGCCGCGCGCAACCTCCAGCCCCCGGGCGCGCGGGCTTCCGGCCGCCTCCGCAAGGCGCCGCGGCGCTCTTCTCCGACTTCGACCGCGACCGCTCGATGCTGCTGCAAAGGCTGCCGGTGCCCTCGCCGTACGCGCTCCCGGAGCTGTCGGCTCCCGTGGAGCTGGAGGAGGGCATCTCCTTCGGAGAGGCGCCCAGGGACAGCGAGCCTCGCAAGAGGAAAGCCTCGCGCAGGGACCGCAGCCTGGATGACGGCTCCATGCGGAAGGAGATGGCGGACCGGGTGATGGAGACGGCGGTCGAACTGGAGAGCAAGAGCCAGCCCGTCTACGCCGAGGAGCCCATGGAGGCCTACGCCGAGGAGGAGTCCTACGATGAGGCGCCCATGCCGCCGCCTCCTCCGGCTCCCATGATGCGCTCCCCGGCTCCCGCGGCATCGATCGCCGTGTCGGCCGGTCCGTCTCGGGAGAAGGGGGGCATGGCTGTCGGCCGGTCCGCCGCGCGCGGTCTGGCCGGCCCGGGCGGAGGAGGCCCCAGCCAGGCAGGGCTGGAGCGAGTGGTGTTCACCCATCTGCGGCTCTCCGCTCCGTCCGAGTCCGCCCAGCGCAACCGGCTCCAGCCCGTGGACGCGCGGCGCTTCTATATGGAGACGCTGGCGCGCTTCTCGGTCACGGTGTCCTTCGACGTGATGACCGTGGTGGCGGAGGCGGAGAACCGCGCTCGCGCCGTGGCCAATGCGCCACTGCCGGGAGGCGCGGTGGACGCCCGGAGCGTCGGTGGCTACTTCGACTTCAGCTACGCGGCCGATGCCTCGGTGGACGTGCCCTCGGACGGGACGTTCCACTCGGTGGCCATGGGCACGCGCGGCGGCGAGGCCAGCGTCGTCTACGTGGCCGTGCCGCGCGAGGACAGCCATGTCTACCGGCAGGCCCAGGTGAAGAACCCGCTGCCGGCCCCCATGCTGGCGGGCCCGGCGGAGGTCTACGTCGGGGGCGAGTACGTGCTGTCCACCACGCTGCCCACGGTGGCGCCCAAGGGCGACTTCAAGCTGGGGCTGGGGGTGGAGCAGGCCATCCGCTGCGCGCGCAACACCCGCTACCGGGAGGAGCGCAGCGGCACCAAGGTCGTGGCGATGTCGGAGCTGTGGCACGACATCACCATCGATCTGGTCAACAACTTGGATCGCGAGATCATCTGCGAGGTGCGCGAGCGCCTGCCCCAGCCCGCGCAGGAGGCGGAGGTGGTGGTGGAAGAGGGCGCCATCACTCCGGCGTGGGAGCCCTACACGCAGGAGGAGCGAGGCAGCCCTCTGGAGGGAGGCCGTCGCTGGCGCCTCACGGTGCCCGCCCACGGCGCGAGCAAGCTGTCCGCCCAGTACGTGGTGAAGCTGTATGCCAACAACGAGCTCAACGGCGGCAACCGCCGGGAGGCCTGA
- a CDS encoding mucoidy inhibitor MuiA family protein: MSTAIQPTGVERYEPELPKGAAVLEAPVRGVTLLEDRAQVTRRGTVRVSAGQNRVVVHGVAPVVQDVSLRAEVLSGTARVADVRIRRGLRIRTADKPEAARALEERLEALRLQREQVLEDQLRARDRFERIHQMVILGVSEIPADAGWGMGMASQWQDSFDALFRKSRQLREGALQGTFTAEQLAEEIAAVLRQRQALDRVDHQVVSWLEADVLADAAGEVEVRIDYVVPNALWRPLHTARLVGGKQVHFTSSAAVWQNTGEDWKDVELQFSTARSSLGTEPPLLHADSLTVKKKSEQVMVQARQVQVQKAGLGSAPATGGAARPAAPAAVDLPGVDDGGETRNLKAPGKNSVPSDGRPNVIPLFTFEDGAEAALVTFPELEPKAFLRATSRNAASSPVLAGPVELLQENGFVGWTQTLFVAPKEKFELSFGPDDAVRIQREEKKSSKVHPVSKWTDATTHVTLYLSNLSGEARTVKVTERLPVSEIEHVKVELDRERTSDTPELDDNGFCTWNVELPGNGHLVLHLWFKVSLAPGVQSV; encoded by the coding sequence ATGAGCACGGCGATCCAACCCACGGGCGTGGAGCGTTATGAGCCCGAGCTTCCCAAGGGCGCGGCTGTCCTGGAGGCTCCGGTGCGCGGCGTGACGTTGCTGGAGGACCGGGCGCAGGTGACGCGCCGGGGCACGGTGCGCGTGAGCGCCGGGCAGAACCGCGTCGTGGTGCATGGCGTGGCGCCGGTGGTGCAGGACGTGTCCCTGCGCGCCGAGGTCCTCTCTGGCACCGCGCGCGTGGCGGACGTGCGCATCCGCCGGGGGCTGCGCATCCGGACCGCGGACAAGCCCGAGGCGGCGCGCGCGCTCGAGGAGCGGCTCGAGGCGCTGCGGCTCCAGCGCGAGCAGGTGCTGGAGGATCAACTCCGTGCCCGCGACCGCTTCGAGCGCATCCACCAGATGGTGATCCTCGGCGTCTCCGAGATCCCCGCTGATGCCGGCTGGGGCATGGGCATGGCGAGCCAGTGGCAGGACTCGTTCGACGCGCTGTTCCGCAAGTCCCGCCAGCTGCGCGAGGGCGCGCTGCAAGGCACCTTCACCGCGGAGCAGCTCGCGGAGGAGATCGCCGCCGTGCTGCGCCAGCGCCAGGCGCTGGACCGGGTGGACCACCAAGTCGTCTCCTGGCTGGAGGCGGACGTGCTGGCGGACGCGGCGGGGGAAGTCGAGGTGCGCATCGACTACGTGGTGCCCAACGCGCTGTGGCGGCCGCTGCACACGGCGCGGCTGGTGGGTGGCAAGCAGGTCCACTTCACCTCCTCCGCGGCGGTGTGGCAGAACACGGGCGAGGACTGGAAGGACGTGGAGCTGCAGTTCTCCACGGCACGCTCCTCGCTGGGCACCGAGCCGCCCCTGCTGCACGCGGACTCGCTCACCGTGAAGAAGAAGAGCGAGCAGGTGATGGTGCAGGCCCGTCAGGTGCAGGTGCAGAAGGCAGGCCTGGGCAGCGCACCCGCCACGGGAGGAGCGGCCCGCCCCGCGGCGCCGGCCGCCGTGGACCTGCCCGGCGTGGACGATGGCGGGGAGACGCGCAACCTCAAGGCGCCGGGGAAGAACTCCGTGCCCTCGGACGGGCGGCCCAACGTGATTCCGCTCTTCACCTTCGAGGACGGCGCGGAGGCGGCGCTGGTGACCTTCCCGGAGCTGGAGCCCAAGGCGTTCCTGCGAGCGACGTCGCGCAACGCGGCTTCCAGCCCGGTGCTGGCGGGGCCGGTGGAGCTGCTGCAGGAGAACGGCTTCGTGGGCTGGACGCAGACGCTGTTCGTGGCGCCGAAGGAGAAGTTCGAGCTGAGCTTCGGCCCGGATGACGCCGTGCGCATCCAGCGTGAGGAGAAGAAGAGCAGCAAGGTACACCCGGTCAGCAAGTGGACCGATGCCACCACCCACGTGACGCTCTACCTCTCCAACCTCTCGGGCGAGGCGCGCACGGTGAAGGTGACCGAGCGGCTCCCAGTGTCCGAGATCGAGCATGTGAAGGTGGAGCTGGATCGGGAGCGGACCAGCGACACGCCCGAACTCGATGACAACGGCTTCTGTACATGGAATGTCGAGCTGCCCGGAAACGGGCACCTGGTGCTGCACCTGTGGTTCAAGGTCTCGCTGGCGCCTGGCGTGCAGAGCGTATGA
- a CDS encoding metallophosphoesterase family protein, translating into MVPIKLLAQHLEMAARNVIAREESSANRQVLDLLDKARQQLVSTSATSSVLEKVPPEASELQKVLHLLSDAHSGNGAPPGEWVDGTWVDDSGNIWGFKKYENLDPGWIESLVDYYLYVDNKRPFPGQGEAPPRIPIPDTARIALVGDWGTGINPALQIGLDIQAEGPDITIHLGDVYYAGTPTEEMERFTSHWPTGKLGSFMLNSNHEMYSGLRGYMQALGDAKFAQQQGFSQFALENSHWMLIGLDSAYYAGGHFYSDGNLNPQTQLPWLTSMAQEAQRNDKQLILLTHHHGLDLSNAPQLLWGQITGALNGMAALWYWGHIHAAVAHPEQQGIQGRCVGHGAIPAAPPPILMRNRSSVVWFEDQSAHDPQSPQRTLNGYMRLTLDGAMVTEEFVAENKQVRWKNQLGQSARPALRNIG; encoded by the coding sequence ATGGTCCCGATCAAGCTGCTGGCCCAGCACCTGGAAATGGCCGCCCGAAACGTCATTGCACGTGAGGAGAGTTCCGCGAATCGTCAGGTGCTTGACCTGCTCGACAAAGCACGTCAACAACTGGTCTCGACGTCCGCTACGAGTTCCGTCCTTGAGAAGGTTCCGCCGGAAGCGAGCGAGCTGCAGAAGGTCCTCCACCTGCTCTCCGATGCACATTCCGGGAACGGAGCGCCTCCCGGCGAGTGGGTGGACGGGACGTGGGTAGACGACAGCGGAAACATTTGGGGATTCAAGAAATACGAGAATCTCGATCCCGGCTGGATCGAATCGCTGGTGGACTACTACCTCTATGTCGACAACAAGCGCCCGTTCCCGGGTCAGGGAGAGGCACCTCCACGCATCCCAATCCCAGACACGGCGCGGATTGCCCTCGTCGGCGACTGGGGCACCGGAATCAACCCCGCCCTCCAGATCGGGCTCGACATCCAAGCCGAGGGACCCGACATCACCATCCACCTTGGAGACGTCTACTACGCGGGCACACCCACTGAGGAGATGGAACGGTTCACCTCGCATTGGCCCACGGGCAAGCTGGGCTCGTTCATGCTGAACTCCAACCATGAGATGTACTCGGGGCTCCGAGGGTACATGCAGGCCCTGGGAGATGCGAAGTTCGCCCAGCAGCAGGGGTTCTCGCAGTTCGCCCTGGAGAACAGCCACTGGATGCTGATCGGGCTCGACAGCGCCTACTACGCAGGTGGCCATTTCTACAGCGATGGCAACCTAAACCCCCAGACACAGCTGCCGTGGCTCACCTCCATGGCGCAGGAGGCACAGCGAAATGACAAGCAGCTCATTCTGCTCACGCACCACCACGGGCTCGATCTCTCCAATGCGCCCCAGTTGCTCTGGGGCCAAATCACCGGAGCGCTGAACGGCATGGCCGCCCTGTGGTACTGGGGACACATCCACGCCGCCGTTGCGCATCCCGAGCAGCAGGGCATCCAGGGGCGTTGTGTTGGCCACGGCGCCATCCCCGCGGCTCCTCCGCCCATCCTCATGCGGAATCGCTCCAGCGTGGTCTGGTTCGAAGATCAATCCGCGCATGATCCCCAGAGCCCGCAGCGGACCCTGAACGGGTACATGCGGCTGACCCTGGATGGAGCCATGGTCACCGAGGAATTCGTGGCCGAGAACAAGCAGGTCCGCTGGAAGAACCAGTTGGGGCAGTCCGCACGTCCGGCGCTGCGGAATATCGGTTGA